The DNA window TTCCCATCAGAATCATATGAAGGAGCAAGAAACCTGATTCGGGATCCGGAGTCCAAGTGGATGCAGTATGTGAACCGTGCACTGGATGAGATCCATCCTAACGTGATCAAACAGACGGCATTGAATCTTGGTTTTGAAGCGGCATTTCATGGAACAAAAACGATCCGTGCGATGCGAGAGACATATCAGTGCAATATTCCGTGGCTGATTCTGATGGATCCGACCAGCGCCTGTAACCTGCATTGTACCGGCTGTTGGGCAGCAGAGTACGGTCACAAACTGAACCTATCCTACGAAGATCTGGACCGGATTATCACACAGGGAAAAGAACTGGGTATTTATTTCTATATGTATACCGGTGGCGAACCTCTGGTGCGGAAAGCGGATATCATTAAATTGTGTGAAAAACATTACGACTGTGAATTCCATGCATTTACCAACGGTACCCTGGTAGATGACGCCTTCTGTGAGGAGATGCAGCGGGTAGGAAACCTGTCTTTGTCGATCAGCCTGGAAGGTTTTGAGGAAGTCAACGACCTCAGAAGAGGAGTGGGTGTTTACGATAAAGTTATGGCAGCTATGGACAAATTAAAGAGCCACGGACTGATCTTCGGAACATCAATCTGTTATACAAGTAAAAATATCGAGACGGTAACCTCCGATGAATTCCTGGATATGATCATCGAAAAAGGATGTCGCTTCACCTGGTATTTCCATTATATGCCGGTTGGAAATGAAGCCGCTGTGGATCTGCTTCCGACCAAAGAACAGAGAGAATATATGTATCACAGAGTCCGTGAGATCCGTGGTGCGACCGGTGGAAAACCGATCTATGCGATGGATTTCCAGAACGATGGAGAATTCGTTGGCGGCTGCATCGCCGGAGGAAGAAACTACTGCCATATCAATGCGAATGGTGATGTGGAACCGTGTGTATTTATCCACTATTCTTCTGCCAACATTAAAGAAGTATCTCTGTTAGAGGCACTGAAACAGCCGTTATTTATGGCGTACCGGGATCATCAGCCATTTAATAACAATCACCTACGCCCATGTCCGATGCTGGAGAATCCGGAGATCCTGCAGGAGATGGTAGAACAGACCGGAGCAAAATCCACCGATCTGCAGTCCCCGGAGACTGTGGAACATCTCTGCGGAAAGTGTGCGGACTACGCCTGTCAGTGGAAAGAAACCGCAGATAAACTGTGGGAAGAGCACCCGTATGTTCACAAAGGCTACAGCAATTACAAGAAAAAATAAGTAAAAATTTCCATAGACGCTCTTTTTGTGTTAGAATAAGCCGAAAGGATAACACGGGGAGAGACGTCTATGGAACGAAAAGGAGAAGCAACGAAACATCAGCTGGCGGAAAGCTTTAAAGAACTGATGTTGAAAGGCTCATTTGATAAAATTACCATTCGGATGATAACAGAGCAGGCGGGAGTGATCCGGCCTACTTTTTATAACTATTTTCAGGACAAATATGAAGTGATGGAGTGGCTTCTGGATGAAGAAGTTTTTCAGCCGGTCTTTGCGATGCTGGAAGATGGAATGGAAAGAGAAGCCATCTATCTGCTGTTTCGCAGAATGGAGAAAGACCAGCCGTATTATCAGAAAGCATTCGAGGTGACCGGACAAAACGGATTCGAGGAGATCCTGTCCGGCAAGATCCGGCAGCTGATTGAAGATATGTTGAAGAATCACGAGATCAAGCTTCAGAAATTGGAGGGACTGAAAGACCTTCACATGTTCCTAGAGTTTCATACCCTGACGGTGGTGACCGGCCTGAAGTACTGGCTGACTAGCCGGGAAGTGAAACTGACTGCAGATGAAGCACTGGAGTTTTACCGTTTTCTGATGTCCCATCCGATCCTGGATGTGGTGGGACAGGTGGAAGATTATACGGAGCAGTAACGACATCGGGATGACGCAAAGACAGACAAAGGAGAACCGGTGTCCGGAGAAAATGTCTGGAAAGTATGGTGACAAAGATGGATGAATTACAATATCTGAAAAGGGACGGATTTCGTGGGGAGACAATGATCGTGCTGCCTACGGAATCCTTTCTGGACTATGTGGAGCACCCACTGGTAAAACGGCTGTATCTGACCGACGTGGGACTCTTTCCCCGTGCGGAACATCATTTCAGAGAACGAAAAGACGGAATCGAAGAATATATTTATATGTACTGTATGGAGGGGAGCGGAACGATCGAGGTGGATGGAGAAAAATATATGCTCCATGCAAACCAGGCCTTTTGCATTCCACGTTTTCGCGGCCATCGGTATTATGCCAGCGAAAAGGATCCGTGGAGCATTCTCTGGGTACACTTTAAGGGAACAGATACGGAATATTACCCACTGGAAGAATGCCGGCTGATTAATTTTAATTCACAGAATGCGACAAACCGGATGCAGTTTCTGTTTGAACTTTTGTTCCGGGTATTGGAGAGCAACTATACACTGGGTAATTTCATTTATATTTCCCAGGTGCTGGAGATGATTCTGTCGGAAACTTATTACAGAGAAAAACACAACACCACCCAGGAACAGAATAAACACGTAACCAACGTGATTCGATATATGTACAAGCATCTGCATGAAAATCTGACGCTGGAGCAGGTAGTAGAGGAGTTTGAGCTGTCAAAGAGCTATCTGAATGCTATCTTTCAGAAATATACCCAGCATGCGCCGATGGATTTTTTCATATCGCTAAAAATGAAACGGGCCTGCCAGCTGCTGCGGGCTTCGGATTGCTATATCTATGAAGTGGCACAGAGACTTGGCTATACGGATCAGTATTATTTTTCGAGAATATTCAAAAAAGTGGTGGGGATGTCACCGAAAGAATATAGAGAGAGCGACTGGATTCATTTTAAGGAATAATGAAAAAAGGAGACAGGATAAGAAAATCCCTGGAGAAAGAGGATTTTCTTATCCTGTTTTTATGTATATAACATGAAGATTCTCGTTCTGCAGATATTCAGAAAAGAATTTTATATTTACAGTAAGATAGTCCATCATTTACCTTGATAAGCCATTTCCATTTGAGATACCGCATTATACAATGTTCTCAGAAAATAAAAAGAATCCTCTGCACAGAGGAAAAAGATAGAGGACATAAGGAGGAGCCTATGGAAATCATGAAAGTAAGCATGTGGGAAGAGGACTATGTGATCCCTACCTACAAAGTGTACCCGCCTGAAAAAAATCCATTATTCATTGAAAAGCGTGCCTATCAGGGAAGCACGGGTAAAGTATATCCCTTGCCGGTTACAGAAAAGATCTCGGATACAAAAGAAGATGTGACATACAGAGCGGTTTTCCTGGAAAATGAATACCTGAAAGTGATGATCCTGCCGGAAATCGGTGGAAGGATTCAGAGAGCATACGACAAGACTAACGGTTATGATTTTGTGTATTATAATCATGTAATCAAACCGGCACTGGTAGGACTGACCGGACCGTGGATCTCGGGAGGCATCGAGTTTAACTGGCCCCAGCATCACCGCCCGTCGACTTATTCACCGGTAGACTACCGCCTGTCTGAGAATCCGGATGGCTCCTGCACGGTCTATGTGGGAGAAACGGATAAAATGTATGGAACCAAAGGAATGGCGGCGATTTCTCTGTACCCGGGAAAGGCTTATATTGAGATCAAAGGTCAGCTGTATAATCCGACAGATTTGCCACAGACTTTCCTGTGGTGGGCGAATCCGGCAGTTCCGGTGAATGACCATACCTATTCGGTATTTCCGCCGGATGTTAACGCTGTTATGGATCACGGAAAACGTGCGGTATCCACCTTCCCGATCGCAACGGGAGAATACTACAAGGCAGATTATTCCGCCGGTGTGGATATTTCCAGATATAAAAACGTAAAAGTGCCGACCTCTTATATGGCAGCCCATTCGGATTATAATTTTATCGGCAACTACGACGAAGGTGTGGAAGCAGGACTGCTTCATGTGGCAGACCATCATATCTCTCCGGGAAAGAAACAGTGGACCTGGGGAAACGGTGACTTCGGACGCAGCTGGGATCGGAACCTGACAGAGACAGATGGACCTTATATTGAACTGATGACCGGTGTATTTACCGACAACCAGCCGGATTTCACCTGGTTAAAACCGCAGGAAGAAAAGACTTTCGTACAGTACTTTATGCCGTATAAAGGTGTGGGAAGAGTGGGAAA is part of the Blautia faecicola genome and encodes:
- a CDS encoding TetR family transcriptional regulator is translated as MERKGEATKHQLAESFKELMLKGSFDKITIRMITEQAGVIRPTFYNYFQDKYEVMEWLLDEEVFQPVFAMLEDGMEREAIYLLFRRMEKDQPYYQKAFEVTGQNGFEEILSGKIRQLIEDMLKNHEIKLQKLEGLKDLHMFLEFHTLTVVTGLKYWLTSREVKLTADEALEFYRFLMSHPILDVVGQVEDYTEQ
- a CDS encoding radical SAM protein; translated protein: MGELTHKATRAAFGKAIELTLKHVEKDREKGLLQLVDLTEKFMGDNFPSESYEGARNLIRDPESKWMQYVNRALDEIHPNVIKQTALNLGFEAAFHGTKTIRAMRETYQCNIPWLILMDPTSACNLHCTGCWAAEYGHKLNLSYEDLDRIITQGKELGIYFYMYTGGEPLVRKADIIKLCEKHYDCEFHAFTNGTLVDDAFCEEMQRVGNLSLSISLEGFEEVNDLRRGVGVYDKVMAAMDKLKSHGLIFGTSICYTSKNIETVTSDEFLDMIIEKGCRFTWYFHYMPVGNEAAVDLLPTKEQREYMYHRVREIRGATGGKPIYAMDFQNDGEFVGGCIAGGRNYCHINANGDVEPCVFIHYSSANIKEVSLLEALKQPLFMAYRDHQPFNNNHLRPCPMLENPEILQEMVEQTGAKSTDLQSPETVEHLCGKCADYACQWKETADKLWEEHPYVHKGYSNYKKK
- a CDS encoding AraC family transcriptional regulator codes for the protein MVTKMDELQYLKRDGFRGETMIVLPTESFLDYVEHPLVKRLYLTDVGLFPRAEHHFRERKDGIEEYIYMYCMEGSGTIEVDGEKYMLHANQAFCIPRFRGHRYYASEKDPWSILWVHFKGTDTEYYPLEECRLINFNSQNATNRMQFLFELLFRVLESNYTLGNFIYISQVLEMILSETYYREKHNTTQEQNKHVTNVIRYMYKHLHENLTLEQVVEEFELSKSYLNAIFQKYTQHAPMDFFISLKMKRACQLLRASDCYIYEVAQRLGYTDQYYFSRIFKKVVGMSPKEYRESDWIHFKE